The Cyclobacteriaceae bacterium DNA segment CTGTTCGTTACCAATTTTATCATGCTGGTGCACTTCTGGTTGCTGGCATACTGCAACATCTCTTTTCTTCCACACTGTATCAGTGGGCTGCTACTTTGTTTTTGTCAGGAATCTTGCTGTTCAGCGGAAGTTTATATGTATTATGCTTCACCGGAATTTCTGCGGTTGCGATGGTTACGCCTTTCGGTGGGGTTTTGCTCA contains these protein-coding regions:
- a CDS encoding DUF423 domain-containing protein, which translates into the protein MNTKNTLITGALMGLLGVALGAFGAHALKPMLIETGRLDTFELAVRYQFYHAGALLVAGILQHLFSSTLYQWAATLFLSGILLFSGSLYVLCFTGISAVAMVTPFGGVLLMGGWLVMVIAIAKSIK